One genomic region from Erythrobacter mangrovi encodes:
- the plsY gene encoding glycerol-3-phosphate 1-O-acyltransferase PlsY produces MDFGSGFTITTLYAALFGFFCGSIPFGLLLTRAAGLGDVRKIGSGSIGATNVLRTGNKGLAAATVLLDAAKGALPVLAVAQLWPGVEGIAAVAAVAGHCFTPWLGFRGGKGFATAAGVLLALAWPAMLACAAIWAATLALSRISSVSSMITVIAAPVVAWGLGYPAVGWPLVAIAVIVLVQHRANVGRLVRGEEPKVGSKG; encoded by the coding sequence ATGGATTTCGGTAGCGGTTTCACGATCACCACGCTTTACGCGGCGCTGTTCGGATTTTTCTGCGGATCGATTCCTTTCGGCTTGTTGCTGACCCGCGCCGCGGGATTGGGCGACGTTCGCAAGATCGGCAGCGGGAGCATCGGTGCCACCAACGTGCTGCGAACCGGCAACAAGGGTCTCGCAGCGGCTACGGTTCTGCTCGACGCAGCCAAGGGTGCACTGCCAGTGCTGGCAGTCGCCCAGCTGTGGCCTGGCGTGGAAGGGATTGCCGCCGTGGCGGCGGTTGCCGGACATTGTTTCACGCCCTGGCTCGGCTTTCGTGGCGGCAAGGGCTTCGCCACTGCAGCGGGCGTGTTGCTCGCGCTTGCCTGGCCGGCGATGCTCGCCTGCGCGGCGATCTGGGCCGCGACGCTGGCCCTCAGCCGGATCTCTTCGGTTTCGTCGATGATAACGGTCATTGCCGCGCCCGTCGTCGCGTGGGGGCTGGGCTATCCCGCGGTCGGCTGGCCGCTGGTCGCGATCGCGGTCATCGTCCTGGTCCAGCATCGCGCCAATGTTGGACGGCTGGTGCGTGGCGAGGAACCGAAAGTCGGTTCCAAGGGGTGA
- the murI gene encoding glutamate racemase, producing the protein MDVSAASPILLFDSGVGGLTVLAEVRKVLPDTPVIYAADMAGLPYGEKSEAEIAARVAGLLGRMAERWQPRLVCIACNTASTIALGMVREVLEVPIVGTVPAIKPAAALTKTGTFAILGTVATVRQPYVDALEAEFAVGKRMLRFGAPQLVMLAERKLRGGTVSVAEAREAIAGLLEQPGADEIDVLVHACTHFPLLDDELRAALGREVAFVHGAEGIARRIAYLTQGQEFTRSEPDRAVTTGDLADFEQLTGAFAGYGIDRLEKF; encoded by the coding sequence TTGGACGTATCAGCCGCCTCTCCCATACTGCTGTTCGATTCCGGCGTTGGCGGGCTCACCGTGCTTGCCGAGGTGCGCAAGGTGCTGCCCGATACCCCGGTGATCTACGCAGCCGACATGGCTGGCCTGCCCTATGGCGAGAAGAGCGAGGCCGAGATCGCGGCGCGGGTCGCGGGCCTCTTGGGCCGGATGGCCGAACGCTGGCAGCCGCGGCTGGTCTGCATCGCCTGCAATACGGCCTCGACCATCGCGCTGGGCATGGTTCGCGAAGTGCTCGAAGTGCCGATCGTCGGCACCGTCCCCGCGATCAAGCCTGCGGCGGCGCTGACGAAGACCGGCACATTCGCGATCCTCGGCACGGTCGCCACCGTGCGCCAGCCCTATGTCGATGCGCTGGAGGCGGAATTCGCCGTCGGCAAGCGCATGCTGCGCTTCGGTGCGCCGCAGCTCGTCATGCTCGCCGAACGCAAGCTGCGGGGCGGCACGGTTAGCGTGGCCGAAGCCCGCGAGGCGATTGCCGGCTTGCTGGAGCAGCCCGGCGCCGACGAGATCGACGTACTGGTCCACGCGTGCACCCATTTCCCGCTGCTCGATGACGAGTTGCGCGCGGCGCTCGGCCGCGAGGTGGCCTTCGTGCACGGAGCCGAGGGTATCGCACGCCGCATCGCCTACTTGACGCAGGGCCAGGAATTCACTCGGTCCGAACCCGACCGCGCGGTCACCACCGGCGATCTCGCCGACTTCGAGCAGCTTACAGGGGCCTTCGCCGGATACGGCATCGACCGGCTGGAAAAATTCTAG
- the hemA gene encoding 5-aminolevulinate synthase: MNYDQIFDEAIDRLHAEGRYRVFIDILRNKGAFPNARCFAGHNGPKPVTVWCSNDYLAMGQHPKVIAAMEEALHDVGAGSGGTRNIGGNTHYHIQLERELADLHGKDGALLFTSGYVSNDATLSTLAKLLPGCIIFSDELNHASMIAGIRNAGCEKRVFRHNDVAHLEELLAAEDPSIPKLIAFESVYSMDGDVAPIHAICDLAEKYNALTYIDEVHAVGMYGKRGGGITERDEAAHRIDIIEGTLGKAFGVMGGYIAADTRIIDCIRSYAPGFIFTTSLSPVLVAGVLAAVRHLKESSEERDGQQAAAALLKQKMRDAGLPVMDSTTHIVPLMVGDPVRAKKISDILLAEYGVYVQPINFPTVPRGTERLRFTPGPAHTEALMDGLVDALVEIWGRLELELRKAA, translated from the coding sequence GTGAACTACGATCAGATTTTCGACGAAGCCATCGACCGCCTGCATGCCGAAGGTCGCTATCGCGTCTTCATCGACATCCTGCGCAATAAGGGCGCCTTCCCGAACGCGCGCTGTTTCGCGGGGCACAACGGGCCCAAGCCGGTCACCGTGTGGTGTTCGAACGACTACCTCGCCATGGGCCAGCACCCCAAGGTCATCGCCGCTATGGAAGAAGCGCTGCATGATGTCGGCGCCGGTTCGGGCGGCACGCGCAACATCGGCGGCAACACCCATTACCACATCCAGCTCGAGCGGGAGCTGGCCGATCTTCATGGCAAGGATGGCGCGCTGCTGTTCACCAGCGGCTATGTCTCGAACGACGCCACGCTCTCGACACTGGCCAAACTGCTCCCGGGCTGCATCATCTTTTCCGACGAGCTCAACCACGCCAGCATGATCGCGGGCATCCGCAATGCCGGTTGCGAGAAGCGCGTATTCCGCCACAACGACGTGGCGCACCTCGAAGAATTGCTCGCTGCGGAAGATCCCTCGATACCCAAGCTGATCGCCTTCGAGAGCGTCTATTCGATGGACGGCGACGTAGCCCCGATCCACGCAATCTGCGACCTGGCCGAGAAATACAACGCGCTCACCTACATCGACGAGGTTCACGCGGTCGGCATGTACGGCAAGCGCGGCGGCGGCATCACCGAGCGCGACGAAGCCGCCCACCGCATCGACATCATCGAGGGCACGCTGGGCAAGGCCTTCGGCGTCATGGGCGGCTACATCGCTGCCGACACCCGGATCATCGACTGTATCCGCAGCTATGCCCCCGGCTTCATCTTCACCACCTCGCTCAGCCCCGTGCTGGTAGCGGGCGTGCTGGCGGCGGTTCGCCACCTCAAGGAATCGAGCGAAGAGCGCGACGGGCAGCAGGCCGCGGCCGCCCTGCTTAAGCAGAAGATGCGCGACGCCGGCCTGCCGGTGATGGACAGCACCACGCACATCGTCCCGCTGATGGTCGGCGATCCGGTCCGCGCGAAGAAAATCAGCGACATCCTGCTCGCCGAATACGGCGTCTATGTGCAGCCGATCAATTTCCCGACCGTGCCGCGCGGGACCGAGCGCCTGCGCTTCACCCCCGGCCCCGCGCATACCGAGGCGCTGATGGACGGCCTGGTCGACGCGCTGGTCGAAATCTGGGGCCGGCTCGAACTGGAGCTCAGGAAGGCGGCCTGA
- a CDS encoding cell wall hydrolase encodes MQALASSRFRENSPLFGVLALLVLAFAALAAVGHQVPRSLAAAEQAAQAPLEALPASGEDAGILFSTLDPEAARARNAAVGFAYATSDPAPSFHFRGNGVDRNRARDCLALAALAEAGAGDADQRAVMQVVLNRVRHPAFAGTVCGVVFEGSQRPTGCQFTFTCDGSLARTYPESLWRSARARAEEALGGYVDGKVGSATHYHADYVYPAWSGELDKIAAVGPHLFFRWKGAWGSSHALSARYSGGEPDPLALRTLAQEVERPEDLLPRLADAGTAVRSITASDTPRDAGLLAPRPTAPGSPAPGVHFVLVGSGDSPDALVERARALCPGDRYCQVYGWDDPAAIPAKLPLPSSARASLRFSFLPSRSGNGEVAYFDCRLFPAPSAGTCLPRTLN; translated from the coding sequence ATGCAGGCCCTTGCCTCCAGCCGGTTCCGCGAGAACTCACCCCTGTTCGGGGTCTTGGCCCTGCTCGTGCTCGCTTTCGCGGCCTTGGCCGCTGTCGGACACCAGGTTCCTCGATCCCTTGCAGCCGCGGAGCAAGCCGCGCAGGCCCCGCTTGAAGCCCTTCCGGCCAGCGGCGAAGATGCGGGTATCCTCTTCTCGACCCTCGATCCCGAAGCAGCCCGCGCGCGCAATGCAGCGGTGGGCTTTGCCTATGCCACGTCCGATCCTGCACCCTCGTTCCACTTCCGCGGCAACGGCGTAGACCGCAACCGCGCGCGCGACTGCCTGGCGCTGGCGGCACTGGCCGAAGCGGGCGCGGGCGACGCCGATCAGCGCGCGGTGATGCAGGTGGTGCTCAATCGCGTGCGTCACCCCGCCTTCGCCGGGACCGTATGCGGCGTGGTATTCGAAGGCTCGCAGCGCCCCACCGGGTGCCAGTTCACCTTCACCTGCGACGGCTCGCTGGCGCGGACCTACCCCGAAAGCCTGTGGCGCTCGGCGCGCGCGCGGGCGGAAGAGGCGCTGGGCGGCTATGTCGACGGCAAAGTGGGCAGCGCGACACACTACCATGCAGACTACGTCTATCCCGCCTGGAGCGGAGAGCTGGACAAGATTGCGGCGGTGGGACCGCACCTGTTCTTCCGCTGGAAGGGTGCCTGGGGCAGCAGCCATGCGCTCTCGGCCCGCTATTCCGGCGGCGAACCCGATCCGCTGGCCTTGCGCACGTTGGCGCAAGAGGTCGAGCGGCCCGAAGACCTGCTTCCGCGGCTCGCCGATGCGGGCACGGCGGTGCGCAGCATCACGGCTTCAGACACGCCGCGCGACGCGGGCTTGCTTGCACCGCGACCGACCGCACCCGGATCGCCCGCGCCGGGGGTGCACTTCGTCCTCGTCGGCTCGGGCGATTCCCCCGATGCGCTGGTCGAGCGGGCCCGCGCCCTGTGCCCGGGGGATCGCTATTGCCAGGTCTATGGCTGGGACGATCCGGCGGCGATCCCCGCCAAGCTGCCGCTGCCCTCATCGGCGCGCGCCAGCCTGCGCTTCAGCTTCCTTCCTTCCCGTTCGGGCAATGGTGAAGTTGCCTATTTCGATTGCCGTCTCTTCCCGGCGCCCAGTGCCGGGACCTGCCTTCCCCGCACCCTCAACTGA